The genomic window TTGCTGTACAAGGCATTATTGATACAACAAATATATCTTTAGGATCAATGCCTTTCTTTTCGGCATAGTATGTTTTAATTACTGCGCCTTGCATCTGATGAGGAGATTTACAACTTGAAAGATGTGAAAGTAAATCTCCGTAATTATATTCTGCATAGTTTATCCACCCCGGTGAACAGGAAGTAATCATTGGAAGAACTCCGCCATTTTTAATTCTTGATAGCAGTTCTGTTCCCTCTTCCATAATTGTAAGGTCGGCAGCAAAGTTCGTATCATAAACTTTATCAAACCCTAGACGTTTTAGAGCAGCAACCATTTTCCCTGTTACCGCTGTGCCCACAGGAAGTCCGAATTCTTCGCCCAGAGCGGCACGGACAGCAGGAGCAGTCTGGACAACAACATGTTTACCTTTTGCCATTGCTTCATCAACTTTAGCAATTTCAGATTTTTCCATTAGTGCACCTGTAGGACATACACTTACACACTGTCCACAGTTAATACATGGAGAATTAACAAATGAACGGTTTTCAGCAGGTGCAACTATTGTTTTAAATCCACGATTTTCAAAACCTAAAATACCCATACCATGTGCAGCCTGACATCTTGCCACACATCTTCCGCAAAGAATACATTTAGATGTATCACGAATAATAGACGGGCTTAATTCATCAACTGTTACAGGAGTTTTAGAACCCTGATACATTCCCTCACGAGCGCCTGTTAATGATGCAACATGTAAAAGTTCACATTTTCCGTTTTTATCGCACTGTTGACAATTCTGATTATGGTTTGATAATAATAGTTCAACTGATGCACGCCTTGCTTCACTTGCTTTTGGAGTTGAAATTCTAATTTCCATTCCTTCGTTTACAGGATAAACACAAGAAGCAACAAGACCTCTGGCCCCTGCAACTTCAACCAAGCAAACACGGCAAGAACCATTTGAACATTCTCCGTGATTAAACGCACATAAAGAAGGAATTTCATAACCACATTTTTTCGCGGCTTCTAAAATGGTAAGTCCTTCATCAACCTGGTAAGATACACCTTCGATTTTTATATTTACTGTACTCATTTTAACTTCCTCCCTTCTTACTTCTGCACAATCGCTTTAAACTTACAAGTTGCCATACAAGCGCCACATTTAACACATTTTGCCGGATCAATCTGGAACGAATTAAGTTTCTTATCAGGTGCCTTATAATCAGTTCTTTCAATACAGCCGACAGGACATGCTTTCGCACATAATCCACAACCAAAACACTGATCTTGAATAATTGTATAACTTATAAGTTTTTTACATACTTTAGCAGGACATTTCTTATCGACAATGTGAGCAAGATATTCATCTTTAAAATGAGTCAATGTAGAAATTATAGGGTTAGCAGCAGTTTGACCAAGCGCACATAATGAGTTGGCTTTAACATGTTTTCCAAGTTCTTCTAACTCTTCTAAATCCTTCATTGTTCCATTACCTTCAGTAATACGGGTAAGAATTTCAAGCATTCTCTTTGTACCAATTCTGCAAGGAGAACATTTACCACAAGATTCGTCACAAATAAATTCCATATAGAATTTAGCAACGTCAACCATACAGTTATCTTCATCCATTACAATAGCACCGCCTGAGCCCATCATAGAGCCTTTAGCAACAAGATTATCAAAATCAATAGGTTCGTCAAGACTTTCCTTAGTTAAGCAACCACCTGACGGACCACCTGTCTGAATGGCTTTAAATTCTTTATTATCAGGAATACCTCCACCGATATCATAAATTAATTCACGAAGTGTTGTACCCATTGGAATTTCAACAAGTCCAACATTATTTACTTTACCGCCAAGAGCAAAAACCTTTGTTCCTTTAGAGCCTTCTGTACCACATTCGGCAAATGATTTTGCGCCTTCTCTTAATATGTAAGGAATACAAGCAAGTGTTTCAACATTGTTTACAACAGTTGGCTTGCCCCAAAGGCCTTTTACAGCAGGGAACGGAGGACGAGGACGAGGCATACCACGTTTACCTTCAATAGAATTTAAAAGTGCTGTTTCTTCTCCACATACAAACGCTCCCGCTCCAAGTCTTATATGTGCCTGGAAACTAAAGCCTGTACCCAAGATGTTTTCGCCTAAAATTCCTATTTCGTTCATCTGTTCGATTGCTTTTTTAAGACGTTTAATAGCAATAGGATATTCAGCTCTTACATAGAAATATCCTTCGGTTGCACCGATTGCATATCCTGCAATCATCATACCTTCAATAACGGCAAATGGATTTCCTTCAAGTATTGAACGGTCCATAAATGCACCAGGGTCCCCTTCATCGCCGTTACATACGACATATTTCTGA from Oscillospiraceae bacterium includes these protein-coding regions:
- the nuoF gene encoding NADH-quinone oxidoreductase subunit NuoF, which encodes MKTFAELDAKICSCTEALSGKIDGSNGKRAILLCGGTGCLSSDSQSIKEKFEELIIKKNMQDQVSVNIVGCFGFCSQGPFVKIFPEDTLYRLVKVSDVEEIFEKDIIGGQIVERLLYVEPLTNEKVAKQEDINFYKKQRRIALHGCGVINPEDINEAMGEGAFSGLKRALSMDPKEVIDEVLAAGLRGRGGAGFPTGRKWSFAYANKADQKYVVCNGDEGDPGAFMDRSILEGNPFAVIEGMMIAGYAIGATEGYFYVRAEYPIAIKRLKKAIEQMNEIGILGENILGTGFSFQAHIRLGAGAFVCGEETALLNSIEGKRGMPRPRPPFPAVKGLWGKPTVVNNVETLACIPYILREGAKSFAECGTEGSKGTKVFALGGKVNNVGLVEIPMGTTLRELIYDIGGGIPDNKEFKAIQTGGPSGGCLTKESLDEPIDFDNLVAKGSMMGSGGAIVMDEDNCMVDVAKFYMEFICDESCGKCSPCRIGTKRMLEILTRITEGNGTMKDLEELEELGKHVKANSLCALGQTAANPIISTLTHFKDEYLAHIVDKKCPAKVCKKLISYTIIQDQCFGCGLCAKACPVGCIERTDYKAPDKKLNSFQIDPAKCVKCGACMATCKFKAIVQK
- a CDS encoding 4Fe-4S dicluster domain-containing protein: MSTVNIKIEGVSYQVDEGLTILEAAKKCGYEIPSLCAFNHGECSNGSCRVCLVEVAGARGLVASCVYPVNEGMEIRISTPKASEARRASVELLLSNHNQNCQQCDKNGKCELLHVASLTGAREGMYQGSKTPVTVDELSPSIIRDTSKCILCGRCVARCQAAHGMGILGFENRGFKTIVAPAENRSFVNSPCINCGQCVSVCPTGALMEKSEIAKVDEAMAKGKHVVVQTAPAVRAALGEEFGLPVGTAVTGKMVAALKRLGFDKVYDTNFAADLTIMEEGTELLSRIKNGGVLPMITSCSPGWINYAEYNYGDLLSHLSSCKSPHQMQGAVIKTYYAEKKGIDPKDIFVVSIMPCTAKKDEKERDQMQKNGIKDVDAVLTTRELAKMIKRAGIIFNRLPDEDFDQDLLGEYTGAGVIFGVTGGVMEAALRTVYFVLTGKEHEQITFEAVRGFEGIREASIDINGMTVNVAIAHGMKNAKVLLDEIREGKSKYHFIEIMGCPGGCIAGGGQPIVRSCFMPNEDDDILDTYKEKRAKALYSEDERLTLRQSHKNPQVKELYDNFLGEPNSHKAHELLHTTYNKRVGFND